In Mycobacteriales bacterium, the following proteins share a genomic window:
- a CDS encoding APC family permease: protein MRWNATFAMAVGGMVGGGIFSVLGVVLDLAGPWFLLSFALAGAIGFLTATSYAGLAREYGEGGAFRFLHETGRGTVSGLLSWLLVAGYVLTIGVYAYTFGHYVVAATGGGAAVERVVGAAVVAALTLLNLRGVQASARAEVVAVWTKLAVLALLAVVGIARWAPHRIGDGAPSHGATGVLVGAAAIFMAYQGFELLTYDYDDIRDPRRTLPRAMLPAVLTTVAIYCAVGLAAAMLVGGGRLVERGDVALAVAGQAAAGDAGRVVVCVAAALSAASAINATLFATARLCRRIAGHGELPEWLASTTCDGVPARGVVVLGVCGAVLAAAGGLGVLVEAASTTFLVTFAVVNAVAARRLTSWRWASALGAVAATLAAVVVVVRLAVEEPFALVALGALTVAAAAARRWTGRRGPDVTDASSSMSMSTFRSSG, encoded by the coding sequence ATGCGGTGGAACGCGACGTTCGCCATGGCCGTGGGCGGCATGGTCGGCGGCGGCATCTTCTCGGTGCTCGGCGTCGTGCTGGACCTGGCCGGACCGTGGTTCCTGCTGAGCTTCGCGCTCGCGGGCGCGATCGGCTTCCTCACCGCGACGTCGTACGCCGGGCTGGCGCGCGAGTACGGCGAGGGCGGGGCGTTCCGCTTCCTGCACGAGACCGGGCGCGGCACGGTGAGCGGGCTGCTGTCGTGGCTGCTCGTCGCGGGCTACGTGCTGACGATCGGCGTCTACGCGTACACGTTCGGGCACTACGTCGTGGCGGCGACGGGCGGCGGCGCGGCGGTCGAGCGCGTCGTCGGCGCGGCGGTCGTGGCGGCGTTGACGCTGCTGAACCTCCGCGGCGTGCAGGCGAGCGCGCGGGCCGAGGTGGTGGCGGTGTGGACCAAGCTCGCGGTGCTGGCGTTGCTCGCGGTCGTGGGCATCGCGCGGTGGGCGCCGCACCGGATCGGCGACGGGGCGCCGTCGCACGGCGCCACCGGCGTGCTGGTCGGCGCGGCGGCGATCTTCATGGCGTACCAGGGGTTCGAGCTGCTGACCTACGACTACGACGACATCAGGGACCCGCGCCGGACGCTGCCGCGCGCGATGCTCCCGGCGGTCCTGACGACGGTGGCGATCTACTGCGCGGTCGGGCTGGCGGCGGCGATGCTCGTCGGCGGCGGACGCCTGGTGGAGCGCGGCGACGTCGCGCTGGCGGTCGCCGGGCAGGCGGCGGCGGGCGACGCGGGCCGGGTCGTCGTCTGCGTGGCGGCGGCGCTGTCGGCGGCGTCGGCGATCAACGCGACGCTGTTCGCGACGGCGCGGCTCTGCCGCCGGATCGCGGGCCACGGCGAGCTGCCGGAGTGGCTGGCCAGCACGACCTGCGACGGCGTCCCGGCGCGCGGCGTCGTCGTGCTCGGGGTCTGCGGCGCGGTGCTGGCGGCGGCCGGCGGGCTGGGCGTGCTGGTCGAGGCGGCGAGCACGACGTTCCTCGTGACGTTCGCCGTCGTGAACGCCGTGGCCGCGCGGCGGCTGACCTCGTGGCGGTGGGCGTCGGCGCTCGGCGCGGTCGCGGCCACGCTGGCGGCGGTCGTCGTCGTGGTCCGGCTCGCGGTCGAGGAGCCGTTCGCGCTGGTCGCGCTGGGGGCGCTGACGGTGGCCGCGGCGGCCGCTCGGCGGTGGACCGGCCGCCGCGGCCCGGACGTCACCGACGCATCTTCTTCAATGTCTATGTCTACCTTCCGCTCCTCGGGGTAG